Proteins from one Thermococcus sp. M36 genomic window:
- a CDS encoding nickel-dependent hydrogenase large subunit, with amino-acid sequence MAKTQYYVPVGPIHPALKEPIRVEAKVEGEKIVEVDVKRGFAHRGIEYMGMKRNAIQTLYLSERICGICSISHPYAFVVTAEKALGIEAPPRAQYIRTIIGELERIHSHILWLGVIAHEMGFDSLLFWTWKGRERLLDILELLTGNRINYSVFMIGGVRRDIKQSHVKALEDMISYYRIFNEEMKEVFLADPVYKARTRGVAQLSKKKALELNVVGPVARAAGIRMDIRQDIPYDAYADIGVRAVVPQDIVGEARGDAYDITMVRLYEIDQSLDIIEYCLDEMPEGRLLAVEKYPALLAKIKRTQGEAIGAHEAPRGEVIHYLKFDGTRDGPAVWKVIAPSYNNINTWAPLLLGAEVADIPIVVAYIDPCMCCNDRIAVVRDENGRIIDPATLHRKAVEKTKRIKEELGVRA; translated from the coding sequence ATGGCCAAAACTCAGTATTACGTTCCCGTTGGACCCATTCACCCCGCACTGAAGGAGCCCATAAGGGTCGAGGCGAAGGTCGAGGGAGAGAAGATAGTCGAGGTCGACGTCAAGAGGGGCTTTGCCCACAGGGGAATAGAGTACATGGGCATGAAAAGGAACGCCATCCAGACCCTCTACCTCTCCGAGAGGATATGCGGCATCTGCTCGATATCCCACCCCTACGCCTTCGTGGTTACTGCCGAGAAGGCTCTGGGGATCGAAGCGCCCCCGAGGGCCCAGTACATCAGGACGATAATAGGTGAGCTCGAAAGGATACACAGCCACATACTGTGGCTGGGCGTTATAGCACACGAGATGGGCTTTGACTCCCTCCTGTTCTGGACGTGGAAGGGCAGGGAGAGACTCCTCGACATACTGGAGCTCCTAACGGGCAACAGGATAAACTACTCGGTCTTCATGATAGGCGGCGTGAGGAGGGACATCAAGCAGAGCCACGTCAAGGCCCTGGAGGACATGATAAGCTACTACAGGATATTCAACGAGGAGATGAAGGAGGTCTTTCTGGCGGATCCGGTTTACAAGGCAAGGACGCGCGGGGTGGCCCAGCTCTCAAAGAAGAAGGCCCTGGAGCTCAACGTCGTCGGGCCGGTTGCTAGGGCGGCGGGGATAAGGATGGACATCCGGCAGGACATTCCCTACGACGCCTACGCCGACATAGGCGTTAGGGCCGTGGTGCCGCAGGACATCGTCGGCGAGGCCAGGGGCGATGCCTACGACATCACCATGGTGAGGCTCTACGAAATAGACCAGAGCCTGGACATCATAGAGTACTGCCTCGACGAGATGCCCGAGGGCAGACTGCTGGCAGTGGAGAAGTACCCGGCACTTCTCGCAAAGATAAAGCGCACCCAGGGTGAGGCTATCGGAGCTCACGAGGCCCCGCGCGGCGAGGTCATTCACTACCTCAAGTTCGACGGAACCCGCGATGGGCCGGCGGTATGGAAGGTCATAGCGCCGAGCTACAACAACATCAACACCTGGGCTCCGCTTCTCCTCGGCGCCGAGGTGGCGGACATACCGATAGTCGTCGCCTACATCGATCCGTGCATGTGCTGCAACGACAGAATCGCGGTCGTGAGGGACGAGAACGGCAGGATAATCGACCCAGCAACTCTCCACAGGAAGGCGGTTGAAAAAACAAAGAGGATTAAGGAAGAACTGGGGGTGAGGGCATGA
- a CDS encoding hydrogenase, with protein sequence MSWLESLTLTSPSGFWNPLLWLAFLIIFAVIGYIIYSRGNRSYKPGTEQVKPFISGNAVDDVELIRVRASDIYWGLIEAMKGYYAVLMRMHTGDVRDYILWYLGVGAIILFILVGGV encoded by the coding sequence ATGAGCTGGCTTGAGAGCCTTACCCTGACCTCGCCGTCGGGTTTCTGGAACCCTCTGCTGTGGCTGGCGTTCCTGATAATCTTCGCCGTCATCGGCTACATCATCTACTCAAGAGGAAACAGGAGCTACAAGCCCGGAACGGAGCAGGTGAAGCCATTCATCAGCGGCAACGCCGTTGACGACGTGGAACTCATACGCGTCCGTGCAAGCGACATATACTGGGGTCTCATAGAGGCAATGAAGGGCTACTACGCCGTGCTCATGAGAATGCACACCGGGGACGTGAGGGACTACATCCTCTGGTACCTTGGAGTCGGCGCAATAATCCTGTTCATCCTCGTGGGGGGTGTGTGA
- a CDS encoding NADH-quinone oxidoreductase subunit C yields the protein MKEPMSVEEVLKKLQEALGEALLSHEVREYTMGVKRKRTYSELWITIKPEAFRKTVEAIFALDYPHLHFIAGEDQGGETITMIYSFGVFHTHPWGELSITIKFDLPKDNLVLPTITDLMPGAETNEREIREMLGVEFEGLKNKRHLFLPDDWPEGRYPWRRDEYGVEDMIKHTHRSVNEIRKMRGEE from the coding sequence ATGAAGGAGCCGATGAGCGTGGAAGAGGTACTCAAGAAGCTCCAGGAGGCGCTGGGAGAGGCACTGCTGTCCCACGAGGTCAGGGAGTACACCATGGGCGTTAAGCGGAAGAGAACCTACAGTGAGCTGTGGATCACTATAAAGCCAGAGGCCTTCAGGAAGACCGTCGAGGCCATATTTGCCCTCGACTATCCCCACCTCCACTTCATAGCGGGAGAGGACCAGGGAGGAGAGACGATAACCATGATCTACTCTTTTGGAGTCTTCCACACGCACCCATGGGGCGAACTGAGCATCACCATCAAGTTCGACCTTCCCAAGGACAACCTGGTTCTTCCGACGATAACGGACCTCATGCCCGGTGCTGAGACCAACGAAAGAGAAATCCGGGAGATGCTGGGCGTCGAGTTCGAGGGGCTGAAGAACAAGAGGCACCTCTTCCTGCCGGACGACTGGCCGGAGGGCAGGTACCCGTGGAGAAGGGACGAGTACGGCGTCGAGGACATGATCAAGCACACCCACAGGAGCGTGAACGAGATAAGAAAGATGAGGGGTGAGGAGTGA
- a CDS encoding NADH-quinone oxidoreductase subunit B family protein has protein sequence MGKLTNFKRSIWVFHASGGSCNACDIEIVAVLTPRYDVERFGIKLVGSPRHADVLLVTGAIPRDFADKLRRVYEQMPDPKAVVVVGNCGTSGGVFYDSYNIAGPIDEIIPVDVYVPGCPPRPEAIIDGVVKAWLKIEKLEKELEGKKE, from the coding sequence ATGGGGAAGCTCACCAACTTTAAGCGCTCCATCTGGGTGTTCCACGCGTCCGGCGGAAGCTGCAACGCCTGCGACATAGAGATAGTTGCCGTGCTTACTCCCCGCTACGACGTGGAGCGCTTTGGAATCAAACTCGTCGGAAGTCCGAGGCACGCTGATGTGCTCCTCGTTACTGGGGCAATACCAAGGGACTTCGCGGACAAGCTGAGGCGCGTGTACGAGCAGATGCCCGACCCGAAGGCGGTCGTGGTCGTAGGAAACTGCGGAACCAGCGGTGGAGTGTTCTATGACTCCTACAACATAGCGGGCCCGATAGACGAGATAATACCTGTGGACGTCTACGTTCCGGGCTGCCCACCGAGACCTGAGGCGATAATAGACGGCGTTGTGAAAGCCTGGCTCAAAATAGAGAAGCTGGAAAAGGAGCTGGAGGGGAAGAAAGAATGA
- a CDS encoding proton-conducting transporter membrane subunit has protein sequence MIEHLPALMVAVPLFGAFTTPLLKKKPSAAALWALAITAVTLGLGVLLVMEVLTRGMMVYVFGADEPGLVLPSGYSVPIRIIFEVDAMGAFMALSAVLMSFIGAMYSYSHVKLETGLEKYYALLLLLEVGILGMVLTGDLFNLFVFLEIAGIAGSALVGFRNYRGEASEAGLKYLIVSAVASLMVLFSIGLLYGQYGNLNIAYLSSQIGFNTVDMIALGILFASFVMKCGSVPTHHWVPDAYTEVPSGINPVLLVATYASLYALFRVSFSLFGTISLSMSSVGWIMSVLGVLTMFIGVTMALVQKDVKRLMSYHAISQTGYMLLGVGVGLTVLNDPAKLAAFGRDAMAGGIFHIINHIIYKSLLLMTAGALFYVTGTRNLNEMGGLARKMPYTTVAFIVGAAAISGIPPFNGFASKFLIYETSYQLNPLLAIFAMVTSVLTLASFVKVFASAFLGPPVKRYENVREVPKPMVVAMLILAALCILFGLFPNIVLDKLVYPAVDALLNLNGYQTWGGVL, from the coding sequence ATGATCGAGCACCTGCCGGCTTTAATGGTAGCCGTCCCCCTCTTCGGGGCGTTTACAACACCGCTCCTGAAAAAGAAGCCAAGCGCCGCCGCGCTGTGGGCACTCGCCATCACGGCCGTTACTCTGGGCCTCGGCGTCCTGCTCGTCATGGAGGTTCTGACAAGGGGAATGATGGTCTACGTATTCGGCGCTGACGAGCCCGGCCTGGTGCTCCCCTCCGGCTACAGCGTTCCGATAAGGATAATCTTTGAGGTTGACGCAATGGGCGCCTTCATGGCACTATCGGCGGTTCTCATGAGCTTCATTGGTGCGATGTACTCCTACAGCCACGTGAAGCTCGAAACCGGCCTCGAAAAGTACTACGCCCTGCTCCTCCTCCTGGAGGTCGGAATCCTCGGCATGGTGCTCACCGGAGACCTCTTCAACCTCTTCGTGTTCCTGGAGATAGCGGGAATAGCCGGCTCGGCACTGGTCGGCTTCAGGAACTACCGCGGTGAGGCTAGCGAAGCCGGGCTGAAGTACCTCATAGTCAGCGCGGTAGCGTCCCTCATGGTTCTCTTCTCAATCGGTCTGCTCTACGGCCAGTACGGGAACCTCAACATAGCCTATCTCAGCAGCCAGATAGGCTTCAACACAGTCGACATGATAGCCCTGGGAATACTCTTCGCCTCCTTCGTGATGAAATGCGGTTCGGTGCCGACCCACCACTGGGTTCCGGACGCTTACACCGAAGTCCCGTCCGGAATAAACCCCGTCCTGCTGGTGGCCACTTATGCAAGCCTCTACGCCCTCTTCAGGGTCAGCTTCAGCCTCTTCGGAACCATCAGCCTCAGCATGAGCTCAGTTGGGTGGATAATGAGCGTCCTCGGAGTGCTCACAATGTTCATCGGCGTCACAATGGCCCTCGTCCAGAAGGACGTTAAGAGGCTCATGAGCTACCACGCCATCTCTCAGACCGGCTACATGCTCCTCGGTGTTGGCGTCGGCCTGACGGTGCTCAACGACCCGGCCAAGCTGGCCGCCTTCGGAAGGGACGCCATGGCCGGCGGAATATTCCACATTATCAACCACATAATCTACAAAAGCCTCCTCTTGATGACGGCTGGAGCGCTCTTCTACGTCACGGGGACGAGGAACCTCAACGAGATGGGGGGCCTGGCCAGAAAGATGCCATACACGACGGTGGCATTCATCGTAGGAGCAGCGGCAATATCCGGAATCCCTCCCTTCAACGGCTTCGCCAGCAAGTTCCTCATCTACGAGACTTCCTACCAGCTCAACCCACTTTTAGCAATATTCGCCATGGTCACGAGCGTTCTGACTCTGGCATCGTTCGTCAAGGTCTTTGCCTCTGCATTCCTCGGGCCGCCGGTAAAGAGGTACGAGAACGTCAGGGAGGTTCCAAAGCCCATGGTCGTGGCTATGCTCATCCTGGCGGCTCTGTGCATCCTCTTCGGTCTGTTCCCGAACATAGTGCTTGACAAGCTCGTCTACCCGGCGGTTGACGCACTGCTGAACCTGAACGGCTACCAGACGTGGGGTGGTGTCCTATGA